A region of Vitis riparia cultivar Riparia Gloire de Montpellier isolate 1030 chromosome 12, EGFV_Vit.rip_1.0, whole genome shotgun sequence DNA encodes the following proteins:
- the LOC117926909 gene encoding LOW QUALITY PROTEIN: uncharacterized protein HI_0703-like (The sequence of the model RefSeq protein was modified relative to this genomic sequence to represent the inferred CDS: inserted 1 base in 1 codon), protein MLNSSEEMDELNTNSGHNVREESEYVRLVISNEARLSEADILQPQAETRIKSFIWWLKALXFCVVNIIFLLIFLKWGAPFMFEKILLPIMHWEATAFGRPVLAFVLVASLALFPVLLIPSGPSMWLAGMIFGYGLGFVIIMIGTTIGMVLPYLIGLLFRDRIHQWLKRWPQKAAMIRLAGEGSWFHQFRVVALFRVSPFPYTIFNYAIVVTSMTFWPYLWGSIAGMVPEAFIYIYSGRLIRTLADVQYGNQHLTTLEIIYNIISFIVAIITTVAFTIYAKRALNELKMVTNGEEASTSELSSFEMEKLPLERPKHLGFSS, encoded by the exons ATGCTCAACTCATCTGAGGAGATGGATGAACTCAATACGAACTCTGGCCATAATGTGAGGGAAGAGAGTGAATATGTCAGGCTGGTCATATCCAATGAAGCAAGGTTATCTGAAGCTGACATTTTACAACCTCAAGCAGAAACAAGGATTAAATCATTCATCTGGTGGCTCAAAGCTT ATTTTTGTGTTgttaatataatatttcttctcattttcttgaaATGGGGAGCGCCATTTATGTTTGAGAAG ATTCTCCTCCCAATCATGCATTGGGAAGCTACTGCTTTTGGTCGTCCAGTTCTCGCTTTTGTGCTTGTTGCTTCTCTGGCATTGTTTCCTGTGCTGCTAATCCCTTCTGGGCCCTCAATGTGGTTGGCTGGAATGATTTTTGGATATGGTCTTGGGTTTGTTATAATCATGATTGGAACAACCATAGGAATGGTCCTGCCTTATTTGATTGGACTACTATTCCGTGATCGAATCCAT CAATGGTTAAAAAGATGGCCACAGAAAGCTGCCATGATTAGACTGGCTGGAGAAGGAAGCTGGTTCCATCAATTTCGAGTGGTTGCACTTTTTAGGGTTTCACCATTTCCGTACACAATTTTCAACTATGCAATAGTAGTAACAAGTATGACATTTTGGCCCTATTTATGGGGATCAATTGCTGGAATGGTACCAGAAGCTTTCATTTACATCTATAG TGGTCGGTTAATAAGGACGTTAGCAGATGTGCAGTATGGTAATCAACACCTCACTACGTTGGAAATTATATACAACATCATCTCCTTCATCGTTGCTATCATCACCACAGTTGCTTTTACTATTTATGCAAAGAGAGCTTTAAATGAGCTTAAAATGGTGACCAATGGAGAAGAAGCATCTACTTCTGAACTTTCAAGTTTTGAGATGGAGAAGCTTCCTCTTGAAAGACCCAAGCACCTGGGTTTCTCTTCATAG